A stretch of Oncorhynchus mykiss isolate Arlee chromosome 12, USDA_OmykA_1.1, whole genome shotgun sequence DNA encodes these proteins:
- the ccdc137 gene encoding coiled-coil domain-containing protein 137 produces MGKNKQTKPAEAFKQGATTGQYPSKKPKRDGKPRQKDHLEQIPFRLREIMKSKERMKMGPSKAKKMRKADAIALAPKPKPGDATIVDIPVPHFRRKKKESEKTYLRRMGNEAQHVLFLTKNQIERRPERELEEQEKPAGTGKCKSDKKKEYDKSRLDRLHKKKLDRREEKAENDMFIDEVAFGEVAMAPPTLSIKPRKALIKPQGVCKGLLLNSLLGQTQFSTAKPSMARQRMMEEERQRVVQAYRHLKKQKQHQQEAKATGIEKLKNLQ; encoded by the exons ATGGGGAAAAATAAACAGACGAAACCCGCAGAGGCATTTAAACAAGGTGCTACGACAGGGCAATATCCAAG CAAGAAGCCTAAACGAGATGGCAAGCCCAGACAGAAGGATCATCTTGAGCAGATTCCCTTCCGCCTTCGAGAGATTATGAAAAGCAAGGAGAGGATGAAGATGGGGCCCAGCAAGGCCAAGAAGATGAGGAAAG CTGACGCCATCGCCCTTGCTCCCAAACCCAAGCCAGGTGATGCTACAATCGTAGATATCCCTGTTCCACACTTCCGTAGAAagaagaaggagagtgagaagaCGTACCTGCGGAGGATGGGCAATGAGGCGCAGCACGTCCTCTTCCTCACCAAGAACCAGATAGAGAGACGGCCGGAGAGGGAGCTAGAGGAGCAGGAGAAACCTGCTGGCACCGGGAAATGCAAGTCTGACAAGAAGAAAGA ATATGATAAAAGCCGGCTGGACAGGCTACATAAAAAGAAACTGGACAGGCGAGAAGAGAAGGCAGAAAACGACATGTTCATAG ATGAAGTTGCCTTTGGAGAAGTTGCCATGGCACCGCCGACTCTGAGTATCAAGCCCAGGAAGGCACTGATCAAGCCCCAG ggtGTATGTAAGGGTCTCCTGCTGAACTCTCTGCTGGGCCAGACCCAGTTCTCCACAGCCAAGCCATCCATGGCCAGGCAGAggatgatggaggaggagaggcagcgGGTGGTGCAAGCCTACCGCCACCTGAAGAAACAGAAGCAGCATCAGCAAGAGGCCAAAGCAACTGGGATAGAGAAGCTGAAGAACCTCCAGTGA